In Gordonia iterans, the following proteins share a genomic window:
- a CDS encoding AraC family transcriptional regulator has product MKTAVPRSLVETDPENALRFLGHAEHSHHFAHLVYVAVGAAHLEVAGTSVTLRQHEALWLAPHVPHAARYEPGSLVLGPTLSPGTYPPEGIRRLPALGELTAVMTAILGVAPQTAEQVQVFRSMLDDVLLPLLKPLFPLTAPRHPVAAAIARACVSDDAPLTELAGARGVSARHVQRLFVDETGLAFRRWRVRARLNIAAQRLHGGSTVSSAAVAAGYDTASGLRKALRREAGIEIGDLRRRPQAG; this is encoded by the coding sequence ATGAAGACCGCAGTGCCGCGCAGCCTGGTAGAAACCGACCCCGAGAACGCGCTCCGGTTCCTCGGTCACGCCGAGCACTCGCACCACTTCGCACATCTGGTGTATGTCGCCGTCGGCGCCGCACACCTGGAGGTGGCCGGCACCTCGGTCACCCTGCGGCAGCACGAGGCGCTCTGGCTCGCGCCGCACGTCCCGCACGCGGCCCGGTACGAGCCCGGCAGCCTGGTCCTGGGCCCGACCCTCTCGCCGGGCACGTATCCGCCCGAGGGCATCCGGCGGCTGCCCGCGCTCGGGGAGCTCACCGCCGTGATGACCGCGATCCTCGGCGTCGCCCCGCAGACCGCCGAGCAGGTCCAGGTGTTCCGGTCCATGCTCGACGACGTCCTCCTGCCCCTGCTGAAACCCCTCTTCCCGCTGACCGCGCCGCGCCACCCGGTCGCCGCCGCGATCGCGCGTGCCTGCGTGAGCGACGACGCCCCGCTCACCGAACTCGCGGGCGCGCGCGGGGTGAGCGCCCGGCACGTCCAGCGGCTCTTCGTCGACGAGACCGGTCTGGCGTTCCGGCGCTGGCGGGTGCGGGCCCGGCTCAACATCGCCGCGCAGCGCCTGCACGGCGGCTCGACGGTCTCGTCGGCGGCCGTCGCCGCGGGCTACGACACCGCTTCGGGGCTGCGGAAGGCGCTGCGTCGCGAAGCCGGCATCGAGATCGGAGACCTGCGCCGCCGCCCGCAGGCGGGGTGA
- a CDS encoding hydroxyisourate hydrolase encodes MVEVSTHVLDTTTGRPAVGMAVELTGPGGRVASGVTDTDGRIPGFARVPAGRYTAVFATGDYFPDGLYPVVAITLDLTPGKVHLPLLLSPFAYSTYRGS; translated from the coding sequence CTGGTCGAAGTCTCCACCCATGTGCTCGACACCACCACCGGCCGGCCCGCGGTGGGGATGGCGGTCGAACTGACGGGGCCCGGCGGCCGCGTGGCCTCCGGGGTGACCGACACCGACGGCCGGATCCCGGGTTTCGCGAGGGTTCCGGCGGGACGCTACACAGCGGTGTTCGCGACCGGTGACTACTTTCCGGACGGGCTGTATCCGGTAGTGGCGATCACGCTGGACCTGACGCCGGGCAAGGTGCATCTGCCGCTGCTGCTGTCGCCGTTCGCCTACTCGACGTACCGGGGCAGCTGA
- a CDS encoding FecCD family ABC transporter permease gives MIGTDGGGRARTLVAGPVVARYRLRAAAVNLAVALVILVCLGLALVLGRYGLSWAEVWQALTFQGGRKVELTADRRIRRALAAVVFGACLGISGMIFQSLTRNPLGSPDVIGLNSGAYTGVVAVMLFGGSGYAATAFGAVGGSLVAAAAVFALSYRHGVDGFRLIIVGIAVGAILTSLNNWFAVKADLDEAMRAAIWGAGSLAGVTWTPLLAATAVALGAAVALPVLTQRISQLELGDDAAAALGLRVERTRTLMVFVGVVYTAAVTAIAGPIAFIALAAPQIARRLHGPGSSLTVVGSALIGALLLSVADLVAQYLLPGDTRLPVGAVTVVLGGTYLIWLLIRENGRR, from the coding sequence GTGATCGGCACGGACGGCGGCGGGCGCGCGCGGACACTGGTCGCCGGGCCGGTCGTCGCGCGGTACCGGCTGCGAGCGGCGGCGGTGAACCTGGCGGTCGCGCTGGTGATCCTGGTCTGTCTGGGGCTGGCGCTGGTGCTCGGCCGATACGGACTGTCGTGGGCTGAGGTGTGGCAGGCGCTTACGTTCCAGGGCGGCCGCAAGGTGGAGCTGACCGCCGACCGGCGGATCCGTCGTGCACTGGCGGCGGTGGTGTTCGGGGCCTGCCTGGGTATCAGCGGCATGATCTTCCAGTCGCTGACCCGCAATCCGCTGGGCAGTCCGGATGTGATCGGCTTGAACTCGGGGGCCTACACCGGTGTGGTGGCCGTGATGTTGTTCGGGGGATCCGGGTACGCGGCGACCGCGTTCGGGGCGGTCGGCGGATCGCTCGTCGCCGCCGCGGCCGTCTTCGCGCTCTCGTACCGGCACGGTGTCGACGGCTTCCGGCTGATCATCGTCGGGATCGCGGTCGGGGCGATCCTGACGTCGCTGAACAACTGGTTCGCGGTCAAGGCCGATCTCGACGAGGCGATGCGGGCGGCCATCTGGGGCGCCGGCTCGCTTGCAGGCGTCACGTGGACACCGTTGCTGGCGGCGACCGCCGTCGCACTGGGCGCAGCGGTGGCGCTGCCGGTGCTGACTCAGCGGATCTCGCAGCTCGAGCTCGGCGACGACGCCGCCGCGGCGCTCGGCCTCCGGGTGGAGCGGACCCGGACGCTGATGGTCTTCGTCGGGGTCGTGTACACGGCCGCGGTCACCGCGATCGCCGGGCCGATCGCGTTCATCGCGCTGGCGGCTCCGCAGATCGCACGCCGCCTGCACGGGCCGGGCTCCAGCCTGACCGTCGTCGGCTCGGCGCTGATCGGGGCGCTGCTGCTGAGCGTCGCCGACCTCGTCGCCCAGTACCTGCTGCCCGGCGACACCCGGCTGCCGGTCGGCGCCGTGACCGTCGTCCTGGGCGGCACGTACCTGATCTGGCTGCTGATCCGGGAGAACGGCCGCCGATGA
- a CDS encoding TetR/AcrR family transcriptional regulator, with the protein MTSVAGSRKGRVKREEALRVALEVFAEQGYRRTSLRTVADRAGLSLAGLMHYFDSKESMLTEILRARDEDSRRRFAGGGDRLDYLLATIEHNSGEPGLVALYLSLGAAAVDEKHPAHEFFVGRLRRVRAEIVEYARSRGRAPRAPLTEEAAAQLTLAMIDGIQVQWLADSSIDMAQRIREGIDVLYTVDRGVQ; encoded by the coding sequence ATGACAAGCGTTGCTGGTTCGCGCAAGGGCAGGGTCAAACGGGAGGAGGCGCTGCGGGTCGCGCTCGAAGTCTTCGCCGAGCAGGGATACCGCCGGACGTCGCTGCGAACGGTCGCCGACCGCGCCGGTCTGAGCCTGGCCGGACTGATGCACTACTTCGATTCCAAGGAGTCGATGCTCACGGAGATCCTGCGCGCCCGCGATGAGGACTCGCGTCGGCGGTTCGCCGGCGGGGGTGACCGGTTGGACTACCTGCTGGCCACGATCGAGCACAACTCCGGGGAACCCGGCCTCGTCGCCCTCTACCTCTCGCTCGGCGCCGCGGCCGTCGACGAGAAGCATCCGGCCCACGAGTTCTTCGTCGGTCGACTGCGGCGAGTGCGAGCGGAGATCGTCGAGTATGCGCGCAGCCGGGGGCGGGCGCCGCGCGCGCCGCTGACCGAGGAGGCCGCCGCTCAGCTCACGCTGGCGATGATCGACGGCATTCAGGTGCAGTGGCTGGCCGACTCGTCGATCGACATGGCGCAGCGTATACGCGAGGGGATCGACGTCTTGTACACCGTGGACCGCGGGGTTCAGTAG
- the dnaG gene encoding DNA primase, giving the protein MPGRIPDRDITAIREQTRIEDIVGDYVALRRAGADSMKGLCPFHDEKSPSFHVRPNHGHFHCFGCGEGGDVYTFLQKQEHITFVEAVEQLADRIGYRINYEGGGTAIVRDRGTRARLVAANAAAQRYYAEQLRTPDAQVARDFLTERGFDQAAAETFGCGYAPAGWDTMTKVLLSQGFTFAELEAAGLSKQGRKGPIDRFHRRLLWPIRNLAGDVIGFGARKLFDDDNLGKYMNTPETMLYKKSQVLFGLDLAKREIAKSHQVVIVEGYTDVMAMHVAGVPTAVASCGTAFGEDHLALIRRLMMDDSYFRGEVIYTFDGDEAGKAAALKAFEGEQAIAGQTFVAVAPDGMDPCELRQRSGDAAVRDLIAQRIPMFEFAIKALLAQHDLDTAEGRVAGLRDTVPVVARIRDVALRDEYARQLAGWVGWEDVAQVLSRVRGTAKRGRGGPPSGRGRQPGRMAPPEAASPPPTARPMPNDPKLWPQREALKAAIQYPGISGSVFDSLPTDCFTEPAYALVRQTITNVGGTASGLSGASWVDAISQGVDNPALTPLVTELAVEDLPVDEDKLPRYINSVLARLQEVWVGAQIADLKSKLRRMSPGGDPDGYNALFGDLVALESYRRSLLEQAFDDA; this is encoded by the coding sequence GTGCCAGGCAGAATCCCCGATCGCGACATCACGGCTATTCGTGAACAGACGCGGATCGAGGACATCGTCGGCGACTACGTGGCCCTGCGCCGCGCCGGCGCCGACAGCATGAAGGGGCTGTGTCCCTTCCACGACGAGAAGTCGCCGTCGTTCCACGTCCGCCCCAACCACGGCCACTTCCACTGCTTCGGCTGCGGCGAAGGCGGCGACGTCTACACGTTCCTGCAGAAGCAGGAGCACATCACCTTCGTCGAGGCCGTCGAGCAACTCGCCGACCGGATCGGTTACCGCATCAACTACGAAGGCGGCGGGACGGCCATCGTCCGCGACCGCGGGACGCGGGCGCGCCTGGTCGCGGCCAACGCGGCGGCTCAGCGCTACTACGCCGAGCAGTTGCGTACCCCCGACGCCCAAGTCGCTCGGGACTTCCTGACCGAGCGCGGATTCGATCAGGCGGCGGCCGAGACGTTCGGCTGCGGTTACGCGCCGGCCGGCTGGGACACGATGACCAAGGTGCTGCTGTCCCAGGGCTTCACCTTCGCCGAGCTGGAGGCGGCGGGACTGAGCAAGCAGGGGCGCAAGGGCCCGATCGACCGATTCCACCGACGGTTGCTCTGGCCGATCCGCAACCTGGCCGGCGACGTGATCGGCTTCGGCGCCCGGAAGCTGTTCGACGACGACAACCTCGGCAAGTACATGAACACGCCCGAGACCATGCTCTACAAGAAGTCGCAGGTGCTCTTCGGGCTCGACCTGGCCAAGCGCGAGATCGCCAAGAGTCACCAGGTGGTGATCGTCGAGGGCTACACCGACGTGATGGCCATGCACGTCGCGGGTGTGCCGACCGCCGTCGCCTCGTGCGGCACCGCATTCGGCGAGGATCACCTCGCGTTGATCCGTCGCCTGATGATGGACGACTCGTACTTCCGGGGCGAGGTGATCTACACCTTCGACGGCGACGAGGCAGGCAAGGCCGCCGCGCTCAAGGCGTTCGAGGGCGAGCAGGCGATCGCCGGACAGACCTTCGTGGCGGTCGCTCCGGACGGCATGGATCCGTGCGAGCTGCGTCAGCGCTCGGGCGATGCGGCCGTGCGGGACCTGATCGCCCAGCGCATCCCGATGTTCGAGTTCGCCATCAAGGCACTGCTCGCCCAGCACGACCTCGACACGGCCGAGGGGCGGGTGGCAGGGCTCCGGGACACAGTCCCGGTGGTGGCGCGGATCCGCGACGTCGCGCTACGCGACGAGTATGCGCGCCAGCTGGCCGGCTGGGTCGGCTGGGAGGACGTCGCCCAAGTCCTCAGCCGGGTGCGCGGGACGGCCAAGCGGGGGCGCGGCGGACCGCCGAGCGGCCGCGGCCGCCAGCCCGGACGGATGGCACCGCCGGAGGCGGCCTCGCCGCCGCCGACGGCCCGGCCGATGCCGAACGATCCGAAGCTGTGGCCGCAGCGCGAGGCGCTCAAAGCGGCGATCCAATACCCGGGGATCTCCGGGAGCGTCTTCGATTCGCTGCCCACCGACTGCTTCACCGAGCCGGCCTACGCGCTGGTGCGACAGACCATCACGAACGTCGGCGGCACCGCGTCGGGGTTGTCGGGGGCGTCGTGGGTGGATGCGATCAGTCAGGGCGTCGACAACCCGGCACTGACCCCGCTGGTGACCGAGCTCGCCGTCGAAGACCTGCCGGTGGACGAGGACAAACTGCCGCGGTACATCAACAGTGTGCTGGCCCGGCTGCAGGAGGTATGGGTGGGAGCGCAGATCGCCGACCTCAAGTCCAAGCTGCGGCGCATGTCGCCCGGCGGCGATCCGGACGGCTACAACGCCTTGTTCGGCGATCTCGTCGCCCTCGAGTCGTACCGGCGCAGCCTCCTGGAACAGGCCTTCGACGACGCCTGA
- a CDS encoding FecCD family ABC transporter permease, with translation MTARRFAWFAAACVLLAAVVVVSVMVGSAQLSPSTVWSALTAPDGGIDHNTIRQVRVPRTVLGLLVGAALGVGGALMQAVTRNPLADPGLLGVNAGAALAVVLAVAFLGFTRIEQYLWPAFAGAVVGAVLVVVIASRAPGGATPLRLTLVGVAVTAVFTGITMSLSLVDPERFDRMRFWGVGSITDRPPGTVEAVLPFIAVGLVLALLAGRALNALALGDDLAASVGARVAVIRLAGLAGLVILCGAATAAAGPIAFIGLMIPHAVRMTVGPDQRLVLAFAVVLGPVLLLSADVLGRLVVWPDELAVGVMTPLIGAPVLIWLVRRPEMRR, from the coding sequence TTGACCGCACGCCGTTTCGCCTGGTTCGCCGCCGCGTGCGTGTTGCTCGCGGCGGTCGTCGTCGTGAGCGTGATGGTCGGCTCGGCGCAGTTGTCGCCGTCGACCGTGTGGTCTGCGCTGACCGCACCGGACGGCGGGATCGACCACAACACGATCCGGCAGGTGCGGGTTCCGCGGACCGTGCTCGGCCTGCTGGTGGGCGCCGCGCTGGGCGTCGGCGGCGCCCTGATGCAGGCGGTCACCCGCAATCCGCTCGCCGATCCGGGTCTGCTCGGCGTCAACGCCGGTGCGGCGCTGGCGGTGGTGCTCGCGGTCGCCTTTCTCGGCTTCACGCGCATCGAGCAGTACCTGTGGCCCGCATTCGCGGGTGCGGTGGTCGGCGCGGTTCTGGTGGTGGTGATCGCCTCTCGGGCGCCCGGCGGCGCGACGCCGCTGCGCCTGACCCTGGTGGGGGTCGCGGTGACCGCGGTGTTCACCGGGATCACGATGAGCCTCTCGCTGGTCGATCCCGAGCGCTTCGACCGGATGCGCTTCTGGGGCGTCGGCTCCATCACCGACCGACCGCCGGGCACGGTCGAGGCGGTGCTGCCGTTCATCGCAGTCGGCCTCGTGCTCGCTCTGCTGGCCGGTCGTGCCCTGAACGCGCTCGCGCTCGGCGACGACCTGGCCGCCTCGGTCGGGGCGCGAGTCGCGGTGATCCGGCTGGCCGGACTGGCGGGCCTGGTGATCCTGTGCGGCGCGGCGACCGCGGCCGCCGGGCCGATCGCCTTCATCGGGCTGATGATCCCGCATGCGGTGCGGATGACGGTCGGGCCCGATCAGCGGCTGGTGCTGGCCTTCGCCGTCGTCCTCGGTCCGGTGCTGTTGCTGAGCGCCGACGTCCTGGGCCGGCTGGTGGTGTGGCCGGACGAGTTGGCGGTGGGCGTGATGACGCCGCTGATCGGCGCGCCGGTGCTGATCTGGCTGGTGCGCAGGCCGGAGATGCGGCGGTGA
- a CDS encoding ABC transporter substrate-binding protein: MPMRHSRVLALLAALGLIIGLGACSSSSTGSGQTRAVETDQGTVQVPVDAQRVVLLNYSLAGYLFDLDVPVVAMTPAHTERPGEFAPAWKQDAEKQGTNWLPWSADGFDTEAILAQDPDLIIAGGLGFPLKHATEAYSELSKIAPTVVVSGDLTQWQQQFEFLADEVFDKPQVYDDAVKAYDDRITQVRDAITVPAGESAFLSMTADGNVYVLIENRGLPKEFEKLGFRPAPLFATGKYQPYVAGGDSFALSTEQVGQVLTMDTLFVIGFQTQTQTVAELRKRPIFAQLPAFEKNQAYDLPYGAQRGNYDDAMELLTIVEQTFAKDK, encoded by the coding sequence ATGCCGATGAGGCACTCGAGAGTACTGGCGTTGTTGGCGGCCCTCGGCCTGATCATCGGGCTCGGGGCGTGCTCCTCGTCGTCCACCGGCTCCGGCCAGACCCGCGCCGTCGAGACCGATCAAGGCACCGTGCAGGTGCCCGTCGACGCCCAGCGCGTGGTGCTGCTCAACTACTCCCTCGCGGGATACCTGTTCGATCTGGACGTGCCGGTGGTCGCGATGACGCCCGCGCACACCGAGCGCCCCGGCGAGTTCGCGCCGGCCTGGAAGCAGGACGCGGAGAAGCAGGGCACCAACTGGCTCCCGTGGAGCGCCGACGGATTCGACACCGAAGCCATCCTCGCGCAGGACCCGGATCTGATCATCGCCGGCGGCCTGGGCTTCCCCCTCAAACACGCCACCGAGGCGTACAGCGAACTGAGCAAGATCGCCCCGACCGTCGTCGTCAGCGGGGATCTGACCCAGTGGCAGCAGCAGTTCGAGTTCCTGGCCGACGAGGTCTTCGACAAGCCCCAGGTGTACGACGACGCGGTCAAGGCCTACGACGACCGGATCACGCAGGTCCGTGACGCGATCACCGTTCCGGCCGGCGAGAGCGCCTTCCTCTCGATGACCGCCGACGGGAACGTCTACGTGCTGATCGAGAACCGCGGCCTGCCCAAGGAGTTCGAGAAGCTCGGCTTCCGGCCGGCGCCCCTCTTCGCCACCGGGAAGTACCAGCCGTACGTGGCCGGCGGCGACAGCTTCGCCCTCTCCACCGAGCAGGTCGGCCAGGTGCTGACGATGGACACGCTGTTCGTGATCGGATTCCAGACGCAGACCCAGACCGTCGCCGAGCTGCGGAAGCGGCCGATCTTCGCCCAACTGCCCGCCTTCGAGAAGAATCAGGCCTACGACCTGCCCTACGGCGCGCAGCGCGGCAACTACGACGACGCGATGGAACTGCTGACGATCGTCGAGCAGACCTTCGCGAAGGACAAGTGA
- a CDS encoding siderophore-interacting protein: MTIGRFVPLPLVWRRLTVLRTSEPTPRMRRVTLGGPEAGAFARDGLDLPAFTSLAFDDHVKVVLAPGGDLESALPVQRANGIEWPASATRVTRDYTPVHVDAEAGELSLDFVVHTPEGAGGAGPAEEWAAAARPGDELVIVGPKSSSIVPGDAQWAFLIGDETGLPAIERFLTERPVTGPVTVVVHATAHEALPELPLRQHDSLITVVSEAGDPKALVNAMRETVRPDGPGYVWAGAESRSLLAVRRLVTREWGVPKDRQNITGYWHRVDARPAEPASPGAPARPAAGQLLPVLPQVVHSPVSWFAVRIALRSGLLGRCESAPAAIGTLAAELQIPRTRLEPLVRLLTAAEVLAMNDDGTVSVGPGGELILGDEHVAELFDGWWADQVMTLTDLDERLGDDEPNWRQRRGDSYYAYLTADAERYGELMETAERLTFLLPAIRTVPALADGGPLVTVGPGAAIVGGALAADGRAVRIVEDTVPREALAAALGESPVELSGTFDEPRPVVAALALDARDEHEAGEYLAGLAAVSSSLVLIEATGTDALGPRAGDQALVRVGVNGAGPRTRDDLESLAVRSGWQLTDATPLGWGVEALTLEAAPAR; this comes from the coding sequence ATGACGATCGGCCGCTTTGTGCCGCTGCCGCTCGTGTGGCGGAGACTGACGGTGCTGCGGACCTCCGAGCCGACCCCGCGGATGCGCCGGGTGACGCTCGGCGGACCGGAGGCCGGGGCGTTCGCCCGCGACGGCCTGGACCTCCCCGCGTTCACCAGTCTGGCGTTCGACGACCACGTGAAGGTGGTCCTGGCACCCGGCGGTGACCTCGAGAGTGCGCTGCCGGTGCAGCGCGCGAACGGGATCGAGTGGCCGGCGTCGGCGACCCGGGTGACCCGCGACTACACCCCCGTGCACGTCGACGCCGAGGCGGGCGAGCTCAGTCTGGACTTCGTCGTGCACACTCCCGAGGGCGCCGGGGGCGCAGGCCCCGCGGAGGAATGGGCGGCCGCGGCCAGGCCTGGCGACGAGCTCGTGATCGTGGGGCCGAAGTCGTCGAGCATCGTCCCCGGCGACGCGCAGTGGGCGTTTCTGATCGGGGACGAGACGGGGCTCCCGGCGATTGAGCGCTTCCTGACCGAGCGGCCCGTCACCGGTCCGGTCACCGTGGTGGTGCACGCGACAGCACATGAGGCGCTGCCGGAACTTCCCCTGCGGCAACATGATTCACTGATCACAGTGGTCTCCGAGGCGGGTGACCCGAAGGCTCTGGTCAACGCCATGCGTGAGACGGTCCGGCCGGACGGCCCGGGCTACGTCTGGGCGGGCGCGGAAAGCCGGTCGCTGCTGGCGGTGCGCCGACTGGTGACCCGCGAATGGGGCGTGCCCAAGGACCGGCAGAACATCACCGGCTACTGGCACCGGGTCGACGCCCGCCCCGCCGAACCCGCTTCGCCGGGCGCACCGGCGCGACCGGCGGCCGGCCAGCTTCTTCCGGTGCTGCCGCAGGTGGTGCACTCGCCGGTGTCGTGGTTCGCGGTGCGCATCGCCCTGCGCAGCGGGCTGCTCGGGCGCTGCGAGTCGGCTCCGGCCGCGATCGGCACGCTCGCGGCGGAGTTGCAGATCCCCCGGACGCGCCTGGAACCGCTGGTGAGGCTGCTGACCGCGGCCGAGGTCCTCGCGATGAACGACGACGGGACGGTCTCCGTCGGTCCCGGGGGCGAGCTGATCCTCGGTGACGAGCACGTGGCCGAACTGTTCGACGGCTGGTGGGCCGACCAGGTGATGACGCTGACCGATCTGGACGAGCGGCTCGGCGACGACGAACCGAACTGGAGGCAGCGCCGCGGCGACAGCTACTACGCCTACCTGACCGCCGACGCCGAGCGCTACGGGGAGCTGATGGAGACGGCGGAACGGCTGACGTTCCTGCTGCCGGCGATCCGCACCGTGCCTGCCCTGGCCGACGGCGGACCGCTCGTCACGGTGGGGCCCGGTGCGGCGATCGTCGGCGGCGCGTTGGCCGCCGACGGCCGCGCGGTGCGCATCGTCGAGGACACGGTGCCCCGGGAGGCGCTCGCGGCCGCGCTGGGCGAGTCGCCGGTGGAGCTGTCCGGGACGTTCGACGAGCCGAGGCCGGTGGTCGCGGCGCTGGCGCTGGACGCGCGCGACGAGCACGAGGCGGGGGAGTACCTGGCGGGGCTCGCGGCGGTGTCGTCGTCGTTGGTGTTGATCGAGGCGACTGGTACGGATGCGCTCGGACCGCGCGCCGGAGATCAGGCCCTGGTGCGGGTCGGCGTCAACGGCGCCGGGCCGCGCACCCGCGACGATCTGGAGTCGCTGGCTGTGCGTTCCGGCTGGCAGCTCACCGACGCGACGCCGTTGGGCTGGGGCGTCGAGGCGCTCACGCTGGAGGCGGCGCCGGCGCGTTGA
- the hpxO gene encoding FAD-dependent urate hydroxylase HpxO translates to MKVIIIGAGIGGTSAGIALKRLGHDVVIYDQMKENKPVGAALSLWSNGVKVLNWLGLGEEVAALGGDMAFMSYADGHTGEELCRFSLAPITEQTGQKPHPVARADLQALLMERFGLDDVKLGMRMEGIDDDGETVTVTFADGSIDTADMLIGADGARSITRDYVTPDGEPVPVREYAGYTNFNGLIPANEAIGPKNQWTSYVAEGKRACVMPVAGDRFYFWFDVPQEAGLPYDRSDGVGPLKQAFDGWAPGAQALIEAIDPDASLNRVEIWDISPFPSWTKGRVAILGDAAHNTAPDIGQGACSALEDSFALGIAVATNTISVEDTLRRYARIRAERAGELVLRARRRGEETHMYDAAATTAWYSSLQGADGTGIIKGIVSNITGSPINLGGG, encoded by the coding sequence ATGAAGGTCATCATCATCGGAGCCGGCATCGGCGGCACCAGCGCGGGCATCGCGCTCAAGCGGCTCGGTCACGACGTCGTCATCTACGACCAGATGAAGGAGAACAAGCCGGTCGGCGCGGCGCTGTCGCTGTGGTCCAACGGGGTCAAGGTCCTCAACTGGCTCGGGCTGGGCGAGGAGGTCGCGGCGCTCGGCGGCGACATGGCATTCATGTCGTACGCGGACGGACACACCGGCGAGGAACTCTGCCGATTCTCGCTCGCGCCGATCACCGAGCAGACCGGTCAGAAGCCGCACCCGGTCGCCCGGGCCGACCTGCAGGCCCTGCTCATGGAACGTTTCGGGCTCGACGACGTGAAGCTCGGCATGCGGATGGAAGGCATCGACGACGACGGCGAGACGGTGACGGTCACCTTCGCCGACGGCTCGATCGACACCGCCGACATGCTGATCGGGGCCGACGGCGCCCGCTCGATCACTCGCGACTACGTGACGCCCGACGGCGAACCCGTTCCGGTGCGCGAGTACGCCGGATACACCAACTTCAACGGCCTGATCCCGGCCAACGAAGCGATCGGCCCGAAGAACCAGTGGACCAGCTACGTGGCCGAGGGCAAGCGCGCCTGCGTCATGCCGGTGGCCGGCGACCGCTTCTACTTCTGGTTCGACGTCCCGCAGGAAGCCGGACTCCCCTACGACCGCTCCGACGGGGTCGGCCCGCTGAAGCAGGCCTTCGACGGGTGGGCGCCCGGTGCGCAGGCGCTGATCGAGGCGATCGATCCGGACGCCTCGCTCAACCGCGTGGAGATCTGGGACATCAGCCCGTTCCCGTCCTGGACCAAGGGCCGGGTGGCGATCCTCGGCGACGCCGCCCACAACACCGCCCCGGACATCGGCCAGGGCGCCTGCTCGGCGCTCGAGGACAGCTTCGCGCTCGGCATCGCCGTCGCGACCAACACGATCAGCGTCGAGGACACGCTCCGGCGCTACGCGAGGATCCGCGCCGAGCGCGCCGGTGAGCTGGTGCTGCGCGCCCGCAGACGCGGCGAGGAGACGCACATGTACGACGCCGCGGCGACCACGGCCTGGTACTCCTCGCTCCAGGGTGCCGACGGCACCGGGATCATCAAGGGCATCGTCTCCAACATCACGGGCAGCCCGATCAACCTCGGCGGCGGGTGA
- a CDS encoding DUF4262 domain-containing protein produces the protein MCEFDPRCSGPDDLVSTAYEQIAAGRWSVTGVFGDASGAPVAYTTGLTEHRRPELLITGLDPDLACRILNRAAELALADRTFLESKFLGGVVQPPHLLAGLPAVDTSEMHVTRLLYGPDFPALQLIWPDERSRFPWESGYSFPVDAQPLSGIPPLAA, from the coding sequence ATGTGTGAATTCGACCCGCGCTGCAGCGGCCCGGACGACCTGGTGAGCACCGCGTACGAGCAGATCGCGGCCGGGCGCTGGTCGGTGACCGGCGTGTTCGGCGATGCGTCCGGTGCACCGGTGGCCTACACCACCGGTCTGACCGAGCACCGCCGCCCGGAACTGCTGATCACCGGTCTCGACCCGGATCTGGCCTGCCGGATCCTCAACCGTGCGGCCGAGCTCGCGCTGGCCGACCGGACCTTTCTAGAGTCGAAGTTCCTGGGCGGCGTCGTGCAGCCGCCGCACTTGCTGGCAGGCCTCCCAGCGGTCGACACCTCCGAGATGCACGTGACCCGACTGCTCTACGGCCCCGATTTCCCCGCGCTCCAGCTGATCTGGCCGGATGAGCGGAGTCGTTTCCCGTGGGAGTCGGGCTACTCCTTTCCCGTCGATGCGCAACCGCTGTCGGGCATCCCGCCCCTGGCCGCGTGA